Part of the bacterium genome, GGCCGGAGACGTTGATAACGTCGTCGACACGTCCGAGTAGCCAGAAGTAACCATCCTTGTCGCGCTTAGCGCCGTCACCAGCGAAGTAAAGGCCCGGATAGCGGACCCAATATTGCGACTTGAAGCGCTCGGGATCGTTGAGAATGTTTCGGGTCATGCCAGGCCAAGGCTTGGTGATGACCAGGTTGCCGGCGCCTTCCGCAATTGGATTACCCATGTCATCCAACACATCAGCGATGATGCCGGGGAACGGGCGGGTTGCAGAACCAGGCTTAGTTGAAACGATACCGGGTAGAGGGGTAATCATGATCTGGCCGGTTTCAGTTTGCCACCAGGTATCAACGATGGGGCATTTGCCGCCGCCGATGTGTTCGTGATACCACATCCAGGCTTCGGGGTTGATCGGTTCGCCGACTGAACCCAATAAGCGCAGGCTACTGAGATCGCATCGCTGAACATATTCCTCGCCCCACTTCATAAAGGCGCGAATAGCGGTCGGAGCGGTGTACATAATGGTGACTTTATACTTCTCGATAATTTTCCAGAAGCGGTCTTTGTCGGGGAAGTCCGGGGTGCCTTCGTACATAACGGAAGTAATTCCGTTCGCCAACGGGCCGTAAACGATATAGCTGTGTCCCGTAATCCAACCGATGTCGGCGGTGCACCAATAAATATCGCTGTCCTTGAGGTCAAAAACCCATTTAGCGGAGGCATAAGTGCCGGTCAAGTAGCCGCCGGTGCTGTGAACGATACCTTTGGGCTTGCCAGTAGAACCACTGGTGTAGAGGATGAACAGAGTATCTTCAGAATCCATATGCTCAGGCTCACAAGTGGATGGCTGACCTTTGACTACATCTGCCCACCAGAAATCGCGCCCTTCAACCCAATCAACAGGCATCTTATCTCTTCCGCAGCGCTCGTAAACGATAACTTTTTTGACGCCAGGGGCACCATTAAGCGCCTCATCGACGGTCTTTTTAAGGGAGACGGGTTTGCCACGTCGGTAGCCGCCGTCAGAAGTGATGAGATAATGAATATCAGCGTCATTAATACGGTCTCGAAGGCTATCAGCGCTGAAGCCGCCGAAAACAACACTATGCGCAGCGCCAATTCTGGCGCAGGCCAACATCGCGATGGCTAGTTGGGGGATCATCGGCATATAAAGGCAGACGCGATCGCCGCGCTTAACGCCCTGTTCTTTCAAAGCGTTTGCAAACTGGCAAACTTCTTCATACAACTCGCGATAAGTAATCGCGCGGCTGTCGCCGGGTTCGCCTTCGAACATAATGGCAATTTTGTCGCCCTTGGTTGCAAGGTGGCGATCGAGGCAGTTATAGGAAGCATTAATCGTGCCGCCTACAAACCATTTAGCAAAGGGAACATCCCATTCAAGAACTTTATCCCAAGGCTTGAACCAATCAAGCTGCTTGGCAAAGTTGGCCCAAAATGCCTCCGGATCTGCGGCGGCTTTAGCGTAAATCTCAGGATCATTCATGTTCGCCTGAGCGATAAATTCTGCTGTGGGCGCGAAAATACGCCCATCATCTAATATACTGTCTGACATCTATTCCTCCTGTTATATGTATCAACGAAATTTTGCTTTTAATCTAGCTGTGAACCGGGTGATGGAGCTTGGATAGTCTATCTATTTCCCGCCTCAATTTCACCTTATATCATACCCAATTTGAGATGTGTTTCGAAACAAAACGAACTGCCAAGAATAAAAAAGTCTTTCGGTAATTTTCGATTCTTTGCGAAAAATCACAAATCGCTAAATGCCTAGCTGTCACTCTTTGCGATTTTGCTAACTATTTCCTTGTAATACCTACACATTGAAGCAATAGGGCATTTCATACAAAGAGGATGCTGAGCTTTGCAGATGTTTCTGCCATGGGTAAGA contains:
- the acs gene encoding acetate--CoA ligase, whose amino-acid sequence is MSDSILDDGRIFAPTAEFIAQANMNDPEIYAKAAADPEAFWANFAKQLDWFKPWDKVLEWDVPFAKWFVGGTINASYNCLDRHLATKGDKIAIMFEGEPGDSRAITYRELYEEVCQFANALKEQGVKRGDRVCLYMPMIPQLAIAMLACARIGAAHSVVFGGFSADSLRDRINDADIHYLITSDGGYRRGKPVSLKKTVDEALNGAPGVKKVIVYERCGRDKMPVDWVEGRDFWWADVVKGQPSTCEPEHMDSEDTLFILYTSGSTGKPKGIVHSTGGYLTGTYASAKWVFDLKDSDIYWCTADIGWITGHSYIVYGPLANGITSVMYEGTPDFPDKDRFWKIIEKYKVTIMYTAPTAIRAFMKWGEEYVQRCDLSSLRLLGSVGEPINPEAWMWYHEHIGGGKCPIVDTWWQTETGQIMITPLPGIVSTKPGSATRPFPGIIADVLDDMGNPIAEGAGNLVITKPWPGMTRNILNDPERFKSQYWVRYPGLYFAGDGAKRDKDGYFWLLGRVDDVINVSGHRLSTMEVESALVEHPAVAEAAVIGKNHDLKGQAISAFVIIREGYKKDDNLVDELKKFVRTKIGPIATPDDVILTAELPKTRSGKIMRRLLRDVAEGRALGDTTTLADPAVVAMLKDKYDNEG